Part of the Bacteriovorax stolpii genome, AAGTCGGAATGGATCCCAGGACAAAAAATCCAGGTGCGCTTAAGTGACGACATCATGAGAAGCTACACACCAAGTTCATGGGACAGACAAAACGGTGTAGTACAAACCTTGGTCTATATGCACGGGAAAGGTCCCGGAGCTCTTTGGGCACGAGATGCTAAGCCAGGATCAAAGGCCACAATTCTAGGCCCTCGCGGCTCACTAGTGCTTAGTGAAGAATTAAAAGAAGTCGTCTTCTTCGGTGACGAGACTACTTTTGGTTTAGCTTATGCCATTAAAGAAAACTTCAAACAATTAAGCGTGCGATGTTTTTTTGAAAACACTGATCTTAGAGAATCAAAACCTGTCCTGGAGAGATTCAATCTACAAGACAGCACCCTTTACACACTCTCTCAATACGACATTATCGCCAGCGATATTGCCCGTGGCTACCAAAGTTCAACGACTAGTAAGATTGTGCTTTCTGGAAAACAGCAGTCTATTGTGGCCATCCGCCAGAAGCTCTACACCTTGGGAATTCTCCCTGAGGATATTATTGTGAAGGTCTACTGGGGATGGAAAGATGACCCGAACGGGAAATTAAAGAAATAAAAATAAGGCCGCTAAAAAACGGCCTTTATTTTTTATATGTAATCAGACCCTCTGTTAAAGTGTCTGTCATGGATAAATTTTTTAAACTGCTCTTTTTGGACTCCTTCGATTCTTTCTCTGCGGTTTTCACAAACTCTCATTTCATCTGCACGCAGTTGATCTGCTTGTAAATCGTTTGAGTCTCCAATTCTGAAAGATTCTGGGTGATTTCTGTATTCATCTGCTCTCATTGCATCCTGAGCAAACACGCCACTGCCAAAAACAAGGCTTAAAAGCAGGGTTCCTAAGATAAGTTGTAAAGTTTTCATATGTAGTCTCCTTTTAAAAGGCGGTTATTTGTTGAACTCAGTATCGCCCTAAACTTGATAAAATAATATTATTTTGTTTTTATCAAATTAATAACTTTTAACTATATTGTATTATGGGCAATTTTTACGGCTATAATCTTGAAAAGTAGCCGACGTTAATATTTGTATTGCC contains:
- a CDS encoding siderophore-interacting protein, with amino-acid sequence MSKVKNVLLKVLGPLFLSESKVVSNERLSPHFQFLTIKGKSFKKSEWIPGQKIQVRLSDDIMRSYTPSSWDRQNGVVQTLVYMHGKGPGALWARDAKPGSKATILGPRGSLVLSEELKEVVFFGDETTFGLAYAIKENFKQLSVRCFFENTDLRESKPVLERFNLQDSTLYTLSQYDIIASDIARGYQSSTTSKIVLSGKQQSIVAIRQKLYTLGILPEDIIVKVYWGWKDDPNGKLKK